The following coding sequences are from one Mugil cephalus isolate CIBA_MC_2020 chromosome 9, CIBA_Mcephalus_1.1, whole genome shotgun sequence window:
- the ap1s3a gene encoding AP-1 complex subunit sigma-3a isoform X2, which yields MIRFLLLFSRQGKLRLQKWFTPFTDREKKKVIRDMMAMVLARTPRSCNFLQWRDLKIVYKRYASLYFCTGLDDQDNELLVLEVLHRYVELLDKYFGNVCELDIIFNFEKAYFILDEFLMGGEVLETSKASVAVALEEADTLQETMEEYLNKPAY from the exons ATG ATacgcttcctgctgctgttcagtCGGCAGGGGAAGCTGCGTCTGCAGAAGTGGTTCACGCCATTTACGGAccgggagaagaagaaggtgatcCGGGACATGATGGCGATGGTGCTGGCTCGCACGCCGCGCTCCTGCAACTTCCTCCAGTGGAGGGACCTGAAGATCGTGTACAAGAG GTACGCCAGCCTGTATTTCTGCACTGGCCTGGATGACCAGGATAATGAGCTGCTGGTCCTGGAAGTGCTGCACAGATACGTCGAGCTGCTGGATAAATACTTCGGAAAc GTTTGTGAGTTGGACATCATTTTCAACTTTGAGAAGGCCTACTTCATCCTGGATGAGTTCCTGATGGGAGGAGAGGTCTTAGAAACTTCCAAAGCTTCTGTCGCTGTGGCTTTGGAAGAGGCTGACACACTGCAAGAg ACAATGGAAGAATACTTAAACAAACCTGCCTACTGA
- the ap1s3a gene encoding AP-1 complex subunit sigma-3a isoform X1, producing MCLREQIRFLLLFSRQGKLRLQKWFTPFTDREKKKVIRDMMAMVLARTPRSCNFLQWRDLKIVYKRYASLYFCTGLDDQDNELLVLEVLHRYVELLDKYFGNVCELDIIFNFEKAYFILDEFLMGGEVLETSKASVAVALEEADTLQETMEEYLNKPAY from the exons ATGTGTCTCAGAGAGCAG ATacgcttcctgctgctgttcagtCGGCAGGGGAAGCTGCGTCTGCAGAAGTGGTTCACGCCATTTACGGAccgggagaagaagaaggtgatcCGGGACATGATGGCGATGGTGCTGGCTCGCACGCCGCGCTCCTGCAACTTCCTCCAGTGGAGGGACCTGAAGATCGTGTACAAGAG GTACGCCAGCCTGTATTTCTGCACTGGCCTGGATGACCAGGATAATGAGCTGCTGGTCCTGGAAGTGCTGCACAGATACGTCGAGCTGCTGGATAAATACTTCGGAAAc GTTTGTGAGTTGGACATCATTTTCAACTTTGAGAAGGCCTACTTCATCCTGGATGAGTTCCTGATGGGAGGAGAGGTCTTAGAAACTTCCAAAGCTTCTGTCGCTGTGGCTTTGGAAGAGGCTGACACACTGCAAGAg ACAATGGAAGAATACTTAAACAAACCTGCCTACTGA